The sequence TCACCGACGCCTGGGGCGTCGACGTCGCGGTCTCGACCCCGCGCATGCTCGCGGCGATGGTCGAGGAGGCGGTCAGCGTCGGCGACCTCGTGCGGCTGATGACGTTCCGGCAGAGCAACGCGAACCTCGTCGAGCTGACGCTGCCGGCGGAGACGCCGCTGGCGGGCAAGCCGGTGAGCGAGCTGTCGCTGCCGCGCGACGCGGCGCTGGTGACGATCCTGCGGGGCGACCGGGTGATCGTGCCGCAGCCGGAGGACCCGCTGGAGCCGGGCGACGAGCTGCTGTTCGTCGCGACGGCCGACGTCGAGCCGGAGATCCGGACGGCTCTCGGGTACTGAGGACGTTGAGAAGGCCCCCGGCGGAGTGTGCCGGGGGCCTTCTTCGTGTCGCGAATGACTCATTCGGGACCACCGACGCCGCGAATGGGTCATTGGCGACGCTCGGCGGCCGGAACTGTCGGTGCCCGCCGGTAGCGTGGAAAACGGGGGCGCCCCCGCGCGGGCACGGCTCAGGCCGCGGGCCCTCGATGTCATGAACGACTCGTTCATGTCGTCTGGCGACAGGGCTGCGGCAAAAGTCGCGTCGGTGCAGCCCGCAGCGTTGCAGCAGCGTCTTGAATGACTCATTCAGGTCTTCGGAGGTCCTGAATGAGTCATTCAAGACGTCGGGGCGAGCGGGTCACCGACGGCCGAGCGACCCGGCCGCGTGACGTTGCCGGGACCCGGCCGTGATGTCGTGAACGACTCGTTCATGTCGTCTGGTGAGGTGAACGACCCGTTCATGACACGAAGCGGCCGGATCGGCCTCGCCCAGGGGCAACGGTCTTGAACGACTCATTCAAGACCCGCCCGCTCAGGCCTCGGGGGCCGCGTACTTCTCGCGCAGCCGGGCCTCGACCTCCGCGTCCGTCTCCGGCTTCTGCTCGGTCTCCGCCAGCGCCTTCAGGCGCTTGTCCGACCGCCGCACCGCCCACACGACCACCAGCAGGCCCAGCGCGTACAGCGGGTACCCCATCGCGATCTTCGCGAAGGCCAGCCAGCCCGTGTAGTCCTCCTGGTACAGCCAGCGCTGGACCACGAACCGGGCGGCGAAGATCAGCGCCATCGCCAGCGTCGCGATGTCGTAGCCGTAGCGGGACGGCTTGTCCTTGCGCCAGGCCTGGCCGGTGCCGTTCAGCATGTTCCAGACGACGCCCGCGATCGGACGGCGGACCACCACCGACAGCACGAAGATGCCGCAGTAGACCAGGCTCGCGTAGATCCCGAACAGGAAGAAGCCCTTCGCGGACCCCGTCCGGTAGGCGATGAACGCCGCGATCGCGACGCCGAAGAACCCCGAGATCGCCGGCTGCAGCGGCTCCTTGCGGACCAGCCGCAGCACGGTGATGGCCACCGCGCTGCCGATCGACGTCCAGATGGCCGCGGTCAGGCCGAAGAACGAATTGGCCAGCACGAAGACGATCACCGGGAGCGACGAATAGATGAGTCCCGACACGCCGCCCATCTGGTCGAGCAGGGTCGGCTGCGGTTCTTCTTCCGCGTCGGTCTTCTTCTCGCTCGGGGCGGGTTCAGTCACGATGGGTGATCAACTCACTGGGCTCTGGAGCTCGTAATAGGGGTTGTACAGCACCTTCTGGCCGTCACGCTCGGCCATCCGGCCGCGCACCTTGATCGTCCGGCCAGGCTCGATGCCCGGGATCCGGCGGCGGCCGAGCCAGATTAGCGTCACGCCCTGTGTCCCGTCGAACAGCTCGGCCTCCAGGGTGGCGGCCTCGTTCGTCGGGCAGAGCTCCACGCTGCGGAGTCTCCCCATCACGGTGACCTCTTCACCGGAACGGCAGTCACAGGCCCGCTGCGCCCCTTCGGCGCCCGACCTCATCGACATTTCGTCTGCGTCGAGATCCTCGACGTCGCTGGTCAGCTTGCGTACCAGCCGGCTGAAGTAGCCGCCGTCTTTGGCGGACATAGGTGCTCCTGTGCTCCGGGGCCCCCGACAAACTGCTTGCGGCCCGTGCGATTCCAGCGTACTGCGGTCCCCGCCAGGGAAACGCCTTTGCGCAAAGATCGCAACGTGACGTCCGCGATCAGAGTTCCCGCCGCGGTGCTCCTCCCCGGCACCGGCTCCGACGAGGTGTTCGTCCGGGCCGTCTTCGAGGGGCCCCTGCGCGCCCTCGGTGTCCCGCTCATCGCGCCCCCTCCGCCGGCCGGCGCCGCGCTGGCCGACGGCTACCTGGCGGCCTTGGACGCGCTGGCGGCCGAGCACGGCGAACTGCTCGTCGGCGGCATTTCGTTCGGCGCGCACCTCGCC is a genomic window of Amycolatopsis lexingtonensis containing:
- a CDS encoding OB-fold nucleic acid binding domain-containing protein; this translates as MSAKDGGYFSRLVRKLTSDVEDLDADEMSMRSGAEGAQRACDCRSGEEVTVMGRLRSVELCPTNEAATLEAELFDGTQGVTLIWLGRRRIPGIEPGRTIKVRGRMAERDGQKVLYNPYYELQSPVS
- a CDS encoding potassium channel family protein: MRVAIAGAGAVGRSIATELIDGRHQVMLIEREADQFEPHAVEQADWVLGDACEVSILEESGIEQCDVVIAATGDDKANLVVSLLAKTEFAVRRVVARVNNPANEWLFTDAWGVDVAVSTPRMLAAMVEEAVSVGDLVRLMTFRQSNANLVELTLPAETPLAGKPVSELSLPRDAALVTILRGDRVIVPQPEDPLEPGDELLFVATADVEPEIRTALGY
- a CDS encoding DUF3159 domain-containing protein — protein: MTEPAPSEKKTDAEEEPQPTLLDQMGGVSGLIYSSLPVIVFVLANSFFGLTAAIWTSIGSAVAITVLRLVRKEPLQPAISGFFGVAIAAFIAYRTGSAKGFFLFGIYASLVYCGIFVLSVVVRRPIAGVVWNMLNGTGQAWRKDKPSRYGYDIATLAMALIFAARFVVQRWLYQEDYTGWLAFAKIAMGYPLYALGLLVVVWAVRRSDKRLKALAETEQKPETDAEVEARLREKYAAPEA